A segment of the bacterium genome:
CGACGTGGCGCAGCGCTGGTCGTTCGTCAAGCCGCCGCAGCCGGGCACGATCGAGAGCACGGTGAAGCTCTTCCTGGCCGTGCAGCAGAAGGTGCGCGAGCGGTGCTTCCAGGCGGTCTCCCTGATTGACGTGGATGGCGTGAAGAAGCTCCTGGGCTTCGCGCCCGCAGGTGCCTTCATGCTCCTGCACGAGGAGGAGGGCGTCTGCACCGTCCCCGAAAACGACATCCTCGGTGCGGTTACGCAGCTCATGGTCAAGGGCGTCACGGGGCAGGTCGGCGCGTACATGGAGTTCTACGAGTTCCAGCGGGACGGGATGCTCATGGGCGTGCCGGACTACGTGCCCAGCGAGGTCGTGGACGGCCCCGTCACAGTCCTGCCGACGGCCTTCGGGGAGTTCGGCGAGGGTCTGCTCAATGTCTCGCAGTTGAAGACCGGGCCGGTGACGGTGGCGCGCCTCACGCATTGCGGCGACCGCTACGCGATGCACATGGTCACGGGGGAGGCGAAGACGCCGCGGCGGTGGGAGGAGGCCGGCTGGGCCCCGCCCGCTCCGCAACTGCCGAGCCTGGAGATCGTCCTGGACACGCCGGTCGAGCCGTTCATCCAGCAGGTGCTCAGCCAGCATTACATCATCTCGTACGGCGACAACACGGCGGCGCTGGGCGACCTGTGCGCGATCCTGGGCGTGGATGTGATGCCGGTGTGAGCGATCGCGAATTCGACGCCGTCGTCGCCGGCTACACCGGTGTGGACCTGGTCCCGGCTTTCCCCGACACGGCGGCCGTGCCGCTGGCGCAACTGCTGCGTCCGGGGAAGCTGGTTGAGGTGGGGCCGCTGGACATCACGCCCGGGGGCGTTGTGCCCAACACTGGTCTGGCCATGGCCGCGTTCGGGGCGCGTGTCGCCCTGACGGGCCTCCTCGGCCACGACCACCTCGGTGACCTGCTGCTGGGCCTGCTGGACGGGCGCGGCGCCGCGCTGCACCTGCGCCGCACCGACGCCGCCGGCACGGCCTACGGGTTCGTCATCGCCCCGCCCGGCACCGACCGCGTCTTCCTGGAATGCCCCGGCTGCAACGCCACCTTCGGCGCGGCCGATGTGGACTACGACCTCGTCACCCGCAGCCGCCTGTTCCACTTCGGCTACCCGCCGCTCATGCCGCGCCTGTGCGCCGACGACGGGGCCGAACTGGCGGACATGCTCGCTCGCGTGCGCGGCCTCGGGGTCGCCACTGCGCTCGACATGACCCTCCCAGATTCGCAGGGCCCGACCGGGGGCGTGGACTGGCGGGCGCTGCTGGCGCGGGTGCTGCCCCACGTAGACATCTTCACCCCGAGCCTCGAGGAGCTCGTCTTCATGCTGGCCCCCGACCGCTGGGCAACCGGGGCGCCGGCTGACGAACTGCCGGACGCGGACTGCATTTCCCTGGCGGAGCAGGCCGTCGCCCTGGGCGCGCGGATCGTGCTGCTGAAGCTCGGCGAGCGCGGCGGTCTGCTGTGCACCGGCGACACTGCGGCTGTCCAGCTCGCGCTGGACCCGCAGACCTGGAGCCATCAGCGCCTGCCGCTGCCCGCCTTCCCGGCCGACCCGGCGCGCTTCTGCAACGCCTGCGGGGCAGGCGATGCGGCCGTGGGGGCGTTCCTGACTGCCATCCTGAAGGGGGAGACGGCCGCCGCCACCGGGCAGATGGCCATGCTCGCCGGGCGCGACAGCCTGTACGCGGTGGATACGACGTCAGGCCTCAGAACGTGGGGTGAGATGGCGGGCGAGATCACGGCGTCATGAAGCGCCAGCGCAGCTCACCGTACGAGGGCGGGGGGCCCGGTTTGACGACGCGGCTTGCCCCGACCAGAGCGCCCCCGCTGTCGCGTGTCGCCCGCAGCTCCGTCCACGAGTACTCGCCTCGCTCGTAGTCGTACGTCTCGCCGTCATCATCGTAGAGCAGGAACCGTCCCTCGGCCCGGCCGTAGTGCCGCACCTCCAGCCCGCCATCCACCAGCAGGGGTACGATGCCCCCGTCACGGACGAACACCGGGATGCGCTCCAGCCCCGGCGCTACCACGATCTCCTGGCCTCCGTCGTACCAGGCGCCGGTGTAGAAGTCGCACCAGCCGCCGGGGGGCAGCCACACCGTGCGCTCGGCCTCCCCGGCGAACAGCGGCGCCACCAGCAGGCTGTCGCCCATCATGTACTCGTCCTTGATCTCGCGCGGGGGCGGGACCGCGTACGGGTTGGCGGTGGCATCCAGTGCGCCCTGCGCGGGCCGCACCCCGGCCGCCGGTGACGGCGCCCCGCCCTGCTCGAGGGCCAGCGCCCGGAACGGCGGCAGACCCTCGAAGTGGTAGCGCGCGAAGGCCGAGTATAGACAGGGCAGCAGGCGCCGGCGCAGCAGCATCACCTCGCGCACGGCGTCCGCGACTTCGGGGAACGACCACGGCTTGGTGCCGTCGGCCCAGGCGTTGATCATCGCCAGCGGCCCGAAGCACGTCGTCTGCAGCCGCCGCAGCCATTCCTCGGCCGTGGGCGCGCTGCGCGCCTCAGGCGTCCACAGCACGCCGAGGAACCCGCTGTTGCACAGCGCGGTGATGAAGTCGCGATGGCTGTAGCAGTCGTTGTAGATGACGTACGGGTAGCCGACGCCGCCGGCGTTCGTGCCGCGCACGAGGCCATATGTGCGGCGGTTGCGCGCGCGGAACATGCCCGTGAGCATCCGCTGCACCTGCAACCCGTAGGTCTGCCGCATGACCTCGCCGGAATGCCCGGCGGGGAACGTGGCGTGGTCGGGCCACAGCCACGCGTCAATCCCGTCCACTTCGTCAATCTTGTAGCCGCTGACGCCCCGGGCGAGATGCTCGCGGTCGAAGTACGCCGTCGTGGCCTCGGCCGCCGGGGCCAGCGTGTAGTCCGGCACCAGCCCGCACCAGACGGTGTGGGAGCCCGACATGTCCACCAGTTGCTCATACAGCGGCGACCGTGGCGAGACGTACGGGTTCGCCCACAGGTTCACACGGACGCCCTGCGCGGCCAGCCGCGCGCACAGCGCGTCGGGATCGGGGAAGCGCCCTCGGTCCCACTCGTAGGTGCACGGATAGCAGCGGGTCTGCCAGCCGGGCTCGAGGCCGATGACGTCCAGCGGGAACCCGCGTTCGCGGAACTGTACCGCCTCGGCCTCCGTCTCGGCCTGGGTGAAGGCCATCGGCACCCGGTGCCAGAACCCCAGCCCCCACCGTGGCGGCAGGCAGCCGCCCCCGCACAGGAGGTTATACCGCTGCACCGCCAGCAACGGCGTCGGCCCGCCGAAGATGATGACCTCGACGCTGCGGCCGGGCACGGCGACCTCTACCGCATCCGACAGCGGGTTGGGCGTCCACTCCGGGTCGGTGGTGCGGTCGCGGTCGGGCGGCGGGTGCGGCGAGTCGCGCCGCACAGTGGTGCCCGCGTAGACGGTCATCATGCGCTCGCTGTTGATGAGCACAGCGTAGCCGCGACTGGAGACATACACCGGGCACGGGGCGTGCGTGGCGCCGGTGTCGGCAGCGCCGTAGTGGTCCATCCTCAGCCGCCGCACCTTGCCTCGCTGGTGTAGCGACTGGAACTGCAACCCCAGCCCGTAGAGCTGCTCGTCCGGCTCCAGCGGCAGCCGCACTACCACCCGATCGGCCTGTGTCTCCACCGTGATCAGCGCTTGGGGCAGCGGGAAGTCCGTCTCGCCCAGAAGCGCGATCGCCTCCCCCTGCGGCGCGGAGGCGGCGAAGCCGAGGAGCCCGGCTGGTTCCCGCTCGCCCACCGTCGCCGACCACACCCCCGGTGCCTCCTGCTGCCACGTCAATTGCTGGGCCTCAGCCATCGCCTACTGCCCCTTCACATACCGGCACTTGCCCTCGGTCAGCGCCCTCATCGCCTGCCGCGTCTCGGCGGGGTAGTTGTTGTAGTCCACGCATTCGAGGCTGATGCCGTCGGCCCCTACGTCCCACGCCAGCTCCGTCAGCCGCGTCGCCACTTGCGCGAAGCTCTCCCCGGTCGCCTTCATGTACTCCTGGATGCCCGCGCCGTGGTAATTGTACGCCGACACCGGGCACAGCAACTTGCAGTGTCCCCGCGTCACGCCCAGCACCTGCTCATACAGCGCCCGCGTACTGCCATACGGGTCGGCGCGGTCCCAGCCCACGCTGTTGATGACGACCGTGTCCACAAGGCCTTCGCGGACCCAGCGCTGCCAGTCCGCCCCGGCGGTGATGATCGGCTTGTCGCTCAGCGGCGCGATGGCCGGGATGCCCACCATGATCTCGACGCGCCGGCCCTCGGCCCGGGCATGGGCGTGCATCTGCCGGAGCAGCTCCGTGACGTGCCCGGCCACGTGGCGGCACCACTGCGGGTCGGTGGGTGAGGCCGGCGGCTCGGCGCCATACTGACGCCGATAGGCTGCCCTGACCGGCTCGGCGTACTCGAGGGCCGGGGTCCAGCCACCGGTGCGGAAGAAGTCAATGAACACGCTCTGGGCCCCGCGCTCCAGCAACTCGTCGAACAGGCCGAGCTTGTGCTGCACGACCTCGGGGAAGCCCAGGCTGCTCCGGCCGCACCAGGGCACGCCGTCCGCGTTCCGCCCCCAGTACTGCGGGTGGTCCAGGTTCCAGCTCCCGATGGTGAAGCCGGCCCAGTGGTTCTCCTCGAAGGGCCAGTGGACGCCGGGGCGCAGGCCGCGCTCGCGACACATTGCCAGCGCCGAGAGCAGGATGTCGGGCTGCGCGTCGCCATAGCGCACCCAGCCATACAGCGGCACGTTGCTGGGGATGCGACGCTTGTCGAGGGGCTCGTCGCCATGCGCGGAGTCCAGGCGGCTAGGGTAGCGCATGGTCGCCCCGGCGCAGTTGCGCCACAGGATGGTCGTCGCGCCGGTCTCCTGCACATGGTCGAGTATCTTGGCGTTGCCCGCGGGGGTCTCGGTGTCAAACAGCGGCTTGCCGTCTCTGTCGCGGCAGCCCACGAAGTCGAAGTGGTCCACCCAGGCCGCCACCTCGAAGCGCCGGGGCGCGGCGGCCGGTTGGGCCGCCAGCGGCGCTGTGGCGGCGAGCACGACCCACGCCAGCAGCAGCGAGTGTCTCATGGCCGCAGGAACTCCTCCAGGCTGCCGCCCACGCCCTGACTGCGCACGAGCAGCATGGGGTGCACTTCGAGGCTATGCAGCCGCAAGCCCGTGGCGGGCATCGTGTTGTCGAACTGCAGGCCCACGCGGATCTGTGTCGGCGCCGGGTAGGCCATCGTCGCCCCGGTGCCCACCGTCGCCTGCGCCACGTCACCGACGAACAGCTCGACCGTGCCGAGGCGATCGCGTGTGCCCGTGACCGTCAGGCGCTGGCCGGTCGGCAGCGGCCCGGCCGTGCAGGCGCCGACGTACTGCGAGCTGACGGTGCGCGAGCTGAACCACAACCGGTCCCGGTCGTCGAGGTACAGTTGCCAGCCGCGCTGACAGATCGGGTAGTCGCCCACGGCGATCATGCGCAGCGCCTGCGTGTGCCGCTCGACCATCACCTCGGCCCGCACCGAGAAGGACTTGCGGCCGAAGTCGCAGCCCCGGGGCTGCGGCACGGTGATGTAGCCGCCGGGGCCGAAGGTGATGCCGCCGTCGGCCGGTGTCACCGCTCCCACGACCTGGCCGTCATTGCCGGTCCCGCTTTCGTCCTTCATGGTCTGTCCGGCCATCCCGGCGAAGCGGAACTTGAGCACGGGAGGCGCCTGCTCCTCGGCGGTCTGCGGCCGGGGGAGATGCGTGGGGAGCTGCGGGGTGAAGCGGTAGAGCTTGTAGCTCCCGGTGCGGTTGCTCTCGAAGACGAGCTGCTTGCCGTCGGGCGACCAGGCGGGGCTGCGGGCGTTCCCCGGCCCGGTGTCCAGCCGCACAGCCCCGCCGGTCTGCACCTCGATGACGTAGAGGCCCCAGCCCAGGTCGCCGGGCTGGTACCCCGTGCAGGCCAGCCAACGCCCATCCGGCGACCAGCGCGGGCCGTAGCAGGGCCAGGTGGGATCGGTCAGCCGGTAGGCCTGGTCGGGCTGCGCCGTCTTCGCGAGCATGATGGTCCAGTTCGCGCGCAGGCCGCGCATCATCCCGTAGGCGATGAAGCGGCCATCGGGCGAAAGCGCCGGCTGCACCGCCGCGCAGTCGTCGGCATCGCGGGCGATCAGGCGCACGGGCGCGGGCAGCTGCGTCCCGTCGGCGGGCGGCAAGGCGAGCCGGAAGAGGCCCACGGCCGAGGCCTTGAGGTCACGGGTGGAGGAGAAGTGCACGTCGCGGCCGTCGGGGCTGAAAGCGGGGGCGTAGTCGCGGACGAGGCCATCGGTGAGGCGGCGGGACTTGCCGCCAGAGGCGGGGATAGCCATGAGGTTGTAGCCCCGCTCCTGTCCCTGGGCCACCGTGCGTGTGGCCTCACCGAAGCTGTAGACGATCGTGCGCCCGTCGGGCGACCAGGCCGGGTAGAGGGCATTGCCGGGCCCGGCGACCAGCGGCCTGACCGCCCCGGTAGCGATGTCCAACACCTGCAGGTCGGCGTCGCGCCGGATGGTGCGCTGGAACACGAGGCAGCGCCCGTCAGGCGACCAGGCTGCGTCCGTGTCGTCCCCGGGGCCCCGGGTGAGCTGCACCGGGGCCGCCCCCGCGACCACGGCAATGAGGCACAGCGCGCCCGTCAGACCCAGCCTGCGACCGATCATGCGCCCGAGCGTCGGCATGGTCGCCGTCATTCCCTTCCCCGAGTGGTGACACGACGACGCGTGGTACCGTCGGAGCGCGGCTCTCCAGAGCCGCACACGCACGCCACACGGCTTGCGGCTCTGGAGAGCCGCGCTCCAACGACACCGCCTGCCTGAGACAGGTCGCTAGTCCTCGTCGCCCCCGAGCCCCAGACCCCGGCCATCGGGGTAGGCGCGGGCTTCATCCAGCGTCACTACCCCGTCCGCGTTCGCGTCCATCTGCCGGAAGGTGTTCGGCTGGCCCATCTCCTGGGCGGTCAGTCGTCCGTCGCCGTTGGCATCGAGGTCCTTGAAGCGCTGCGCGAGGTCGCCCCGGCCCTCATGCCGCGGGCCGTAGCGTTCCCAGCGCGGCGCCATGAGCTGCGCGTTCCAGGCGTCCCAGGCTGTCTGCATCTCCCGGACCCGATCGGGCTGCTGGGCCGCCACGTTGTGCTTCTCGCCGATGTCGTCGGCCAGGTTGTATAGCTCCCACGTGTCGTGGCCGGGGCCGACGACGAGTTTCCACTCGTCCCGGCGAATGGCGCGCTGGGTCTGGAAGCGCCAGTACAGCGTGTCGTGCGGCTGGCCGGTGGCCTGCCCGGTCAGGTACGGCAGGAGATTGGCGCCATCAAGCTGCCAGTGGGGCAGCAACTGCTGGCCGGCGGCGGACAGGGCGGTAGCGGCGATGTCCAGCGAGATCACGGGCCGGTGGCAGGTCTGGCCCACGGGGATGTGGCCGGGCCATTGTGCCATGAAGGGGATGCGGATGCCGCCTTCCCATATCTGGCGCTTGCCGCCGCGCAGCGCCCCGTTGCTCGAGGTCGTCATGCCGGGCGGCCCCCCGTTGTCGCTCAGGAAGAACAGCAGCGTGTCCTGCTCCAGGTTCAGTCGGCGCAAGGTGTCCAGGACGCGCCCCACGTTGTCATCCATGGCTGTCTGCATGGCCGCGAAGACCCGGCGCTTGCCGCGCAGGCCGTGGATGCGGGCGCGGTACGCGTCCGGCGCCTGCAGCGGCGCATGGACGGCGTTGAGAGCCAGGTACAGGAAGAACGGCGCCTCCTGGCGGCGCTCGATGAAGGCGACGGCCTCGCGCCCGAAGGCGTCGGTCAGGTACTCCTTCTCGTTCACCGGCTCGTTCCCGCGCAGGATGTTGTCAAAGCCCCGGGTGCCGGGCAGGTAGGCATTGGCGCCGCCCAGGAAGCCGTAGAACTCGTCGAAGCCCCGGCGCGTCGGCTGCAGCTCCGGGCGCAGGCCCAGGTGCCACTTGCCCACGATCCCGGTGGCATAGCCGGCGCGACGCAGCCGCTCCGCCAGCGTCGTCTCGGTGCGGGGCAGGCCGAAGGTCGCGTCAGGGGTGGGCGCAGGGTTATCCTCGAAGCCGAAGCGCTGCTGGTAGCGGCCGGTCATCAGCCCGGCGCGCGCCGGCGCGCACAGGGGGCAGGACACGTAGCCGTCGGTGAAGCGCACCCCGTTGGCGGCGATGGAGTCGATGCGCGGAGTGGCGATGTCGTGGCAGCCCTGCGCGCTCAGTTCGCCGTAGCCGAGGTCATCCACGAGAATGACGATGATGTTGGGCAGGCGGGCAGGGGTCGCCCAGACCGCCCGCGACAGCGCCAACCCGGCCGCGCCAGCGCCCAGGGCGCCGAGGAAATCACGTCGGTCCATGAAGCCAGTCTCCTAATGGTCAGCCCCCCGGCGGTGAGGCAACAGGTGCATCAACACCGCCGTGCGCCGGCGGTGTTCCCCCTAGCCGCGGCGTGGCTCATGGCCCCACGAGCTGCACCGGCCCGGCGAACGTGATGGTCAGGTCCAGGTGGAAGCGGTCGTCGGCGGTGACGTCCCGTCCCTGGTCGTCGGAGATGGCCGGCAGCCGGATCTCGTACACGGGGCGCTCCCACTTGCGCAGGTCCTGCATCATGACATCGGCCGCCGCGCGCAGGTCGAGCGTGATCGCCTCCGGGGCGTTCCGAGCAACCTCCAGCCGGGCCGCCTCCCCTCCCCAGCCGTTGAACGGTTGGTCGGCCGGGAAGCCGATGAGGTCGGGCTCGCCCTCCGCGCGCGAGACCGCCACCTCCTTGCCCGCATACACCGCCACCGGCAGGCACAGCGAGAACTGCAGGCCATTGAGCTTCATGACCTTCGTGGGGACCACGTCATACTCCAGTTGCAGGCCCCGCGGCAGCGTCTTCACGCTCTCGATGTAGCGCAGGGCGCCGCCGTCGGTGTTCGGGATCGGCAGCGTCCCGACGAAGCGCTTGCCGGCCTGGTCGGGCAGGTCAGACACTTGCGCGGTGGCTGTCGCCTGCGGGGCGTGTTTCCACTGGGGGCCGTGGGCGTTCAGCTCGATCACGCCCAGCTCCACGCCGCCACGGCTGATCGTCGCCGCGCCACTCTGATCCAGCTTCGCCGACACGGCGTCTTCCGCCGCCAGGCCGCCGGTCACCGCCACCAGCACCGCCACGGCCGCGCCCCCCACAGCCCAAGCGAGGCGCAGGTTGCCCATGCTGTCACCTTCTCTCCGGTACTCCCCCGGCCGGGGCGCTCACGGCCGCACGACCTCAAACGGCAGGGGCGGCAGCACCCCGAGCGACACGCGCTCGTGCGCCAGCGCCGCCCTGTCGGCCGGCCCGCCTCCGGGCACTTCGGTCGAGACATCCAGAATCAGGTTGCCCGCGTCCCCCACGTGGGCGATGATCGCGTCCGCCTGCAGCGTGATCGCCAGACCGGACGGTGTGACCCGCACGCCCTGCACCGTGAGGCCTCGCGGATGACTTGCCAGCTCCACGCGGAGAGCCGACAGGGCCGTCCGGCGGGCATCGCCCAGCACCGGCGGGGCCTGCAGTTGCACCTGGACGGTCCCGCCCTGCGGCAAACGCACCGGCCCGGCGGAGGCCCACCTCACCCCCGGGAGCAGCGGGCGCCAGATGGCGGGCACCGGACGGGGGCGCGGAATGGCCACCAGGAACTCCTGCTGGGGCACAAGATGCCAGTACGCAAAGGCCTGCATCATCTTCTCGGCCGGCACGGCCGGGCGGGTGAGGGTCGTCCCGCCGCTCTGGGCGCTGCCCTCGAACTGCAGCACAAAGGCCTGCCGGGGCACATCCCGCGGCGCGGCGACCGTCATGTCCGCGGTGTCCTTGTCCCCCGCAATGCGCACCGGCCTGGCGGTGAACCCCGCCGGGGCGTCCTTGAGAACCACATCAATGTCCCCGGCGAGGCCATCGCGTCGTATGGCCTGGACCGTCACGGTACCCGACCGGCCGGGCCCCAGCGCCAGGCCCGCGGGCGTGACGCGCAGGACGAAGTCTGGCCGGGGCGGCCCGAGCCGCAGGCGGTAGGCGCACTCGTCCCCGCCCTGGCCCTGCACATCCGACAGGGCCAGCACATAGTCGCCATCCACGGGCAGCTTCACCCGCACGACCGAATCCGCCTGATGGGCCACCAGGCCTGCCGCCGGGTCGTCGGTGTCGTCGTTGGCAACCACCAGCGCGCCGTCCGGGCCGGTCAACTGCAGGAGCGAGTCCACCGGCGAGCCCAGCCGCCGCGCCAGGACCTCGGCCACGACCTCCTCCCCGGCCCGCCCTGCGAACCGGAAGCAGTCCACGTCGCCGGGCTGGCCGATGCGGCCGTTGAGGACGACTGGCGGCGACACCAACTGCGGGGCGGCGGCGCTGTCGTTCGGTTCGGCTTCCAGCGTCTCGGGGAGTGTGTCCACGGCGTACGGCAGCTCATTGCCCAGGCCCCGGGCCTGGGGCAGGCGCGTCTGGCGGACAGCCCCCCCGCCGGGCGCGGTGTCCAGCGACAGCCTGGCGGTCGGGAGGTTCCATCCCGCGACAGCGACCGTGGCCGCAGTGCCCTCGCGGGCTCCGAGCGGGAACATGCGCGTCACGAAGGGTAGTTCGCCCACGGCGACGCGATAGACAAAGTCATCCCGCCCGCGGTAGATGGCGTCGCGCACTTCGAGCGCATACACGCCCTCCGCCGGGGCCTTGTACATCAGCACGGGGTCGGGGTCGGAGCCGTTGTCGTCGGCATAGGCGACCGCGCGCCTCTGCGGGTCAAGCAGCGCCACGACCGGCTGGAACCAGCCGGGCACGGCGTCGGCCAGGTACGGCACGAGCCGCCGGGCCTGCACGCGGATCACGGTCTGCCGCCCCTGCCGCAGCCGGACGTGGAAGCGATCCTCTTCGCCCGGCATGATCTGACCGTTGAGGACAGCGGGCAGTTCCACGGTGGTCGCAATGGGCTCAGCCGCGTCCTCCTCGCGCACTTCCGGCAGCGTCCCGACCTGGAACAGCATGGGGTTGGTCAGGCCGCGCGGTGTCGCCAGCCGCAGCTC
Coding sequences within it:
- a CDS encoding DUF5110 domain-containing protein; amino-acid sequence: MAEAQQLTWQQEAPGVWSATVGEREPAGLLGFAASAPQGEAIALLGETDFPLPQALITVETQADRVVVRLPLEPDEQLYGLGLQFQSLHQRGKVRRLRMDHYGAADTGATHAPCPVYVSSRGYAVLINSERMMTVYAGTTVRRDSPHPPPDRDRTTDPEWTPNPLSDAVEVAVPGRSVEVIIFGGPTPLLAVQRYNLLCGGGCLPPRWGLGFWHRVPMAFTQAETEAEAVQFRERGFPLDVIGLEPGWQTRCYPCTYEWDRGRFPDPDALCARLAAQGVRVNLWANPYVSPRSPLYEQLVDMSGSHTVWCGLVPDYTLAPAAEATTAYFDREHLARGVSGYKIDEVDGIDAWLWPDHATFPAGHSGEVMRQTYGLQVQRMLTGMFRARNRRTYGLVRGTNAGGVGYPYVIYNDCYSHRDFITALCNSGFLGVLWTPEARSAPTAEEWLRRLQTTCFGPLAMINAWADGTKPWSFPEVADAVREVMLLRRRLLPCLYSAFARYHFEGLPPFRALALEQGGAPSPAAGVRPAQGALDATANPYAVPPPREIKDEYMMGDSLLVAPLFAGEAERTVWLPPGGWCDFYTGAWYDGGQEIVVAPGLERIPVFVRDGGIVPLLVDGGLEVRHYGRAEGRFLLYDDDGETYDYERGEYSWTELRATRDSGGALVGASRVVKPGPPPSYGELRWRFMTP
- a CDS encoding PPC domain-containing protein, coding for MKATATSQGGLWVAVLLAASLSGAWAQSSGPHIGYVYPAGSRQGTTCRVVVGGQLLAGADEAYVSGTGVRAAVLEYVRPLGNNELRDADWFLRELVRRRWSLATMRTAAQSDDPPELPDHPWLRDLDHKSRGELARLRQRLFDPRQQPNTQIADQVQLEISIAPDAPPGDRELRLATPRGLTNPMLFQVGTLPEVREEDAAEPIATTVELPAVLNGQIMPGEEDRFHVRLRQGRQTVIRVQARRLVPYLADAVPGWFQPVVALLDPQRRAVAYADDNGSDPDPVLMYKAPAEGVYALEVRDAIYRGRDDFVYRVAVGELPFVTRMFPLGAREGTAATVAVAGWNLPTARLSLDTAPGGGAVRQTRLPQARGLGNELPYAVDTLPETLEAEPNDSAAAPQLVSPPVVLNGRIGQPGDVDCFRFAGRAGEEVVAEVLARRLGSPVDSLLQLTGPDGALVVANDDTDDPAAGLVAHQADSVVRVKLPVDGDYVLALSDVQGQGGDECAYRLRLGPPRPDFVLRVTPAGLALGPGRSGTVTVQAIRRDGLAGDIDVVLKDAPAGFTARPVRIAGDKDTADMTVAAPRDVPRQAFVLQFEGSAQSGGTTLTRPAVPAEKMMQAFAYWHLVPQQEFLVAIPRPRPVPAIWRPLLPGVRWASAGPVRLPQGGTVQVQLQAPPVLGDARRTALSALRVELASHPRGLTVQGVRVTPSGLAITLQADAIIAHVGDAGNLILDVSTEVPGGGPADRAALAHERVSLGVLPPLPFEVVRP
- a CDS encoding sulfatase-like hydrolase/transferase, whose translation is MDRRDFLGALGAGAAGLALSRAVWATPARLPNIIVILVDDLGYGELSAQGCHDIATPRIDSIAANGVRFTDGYVSCPLCAPARAGLMTGRYQQRFGFEDNPAPTPDATFGLPRTETTLAERLRRAGYATGIVGKWHLGLRPELQPTRRGFDEFYGFLGGANAYLPGTRGFDNILRGNEPVNEKEYLTDAFGREAVAFIERRQEAPFFLYLALNAVHAPLQAPDAYRARIHGLRGKRRVFAAMQTAMDDNVGRVLDTLRRLNLEQDTLLFFLSDNGGPPGMTTSSNGALRGGKRQIWEGGIRIPFMAQWPGHIPVGQTCHRPVISLDIAATALSAAGQQLLPHWQLDGANLLPYLTGQATGQPHDTLYWRFQTQRAIRRDEWKLVVGPGHDTWELYNLADDIGEKHNVAAQQPDRVREMQTAWDAWNAQLMAPRWERYGPRHEGRGDLAQRFKDLDANGDGRLTAQEMGQPNTFRQMDANADGVVTLDEARAYPDGRGLGLGGDED
- a CDS encoding carbohydrate kinase family protein, yielding MSDREFDAVVAGYTGVDLVPAFPDTAAVPLAQLLRPGKLVEVGPLDITPGGVVPNTGLAMAAFGARVALTGLLGHDHLGDLLLGLLDGRGAALHLRRTDAAGTAYGFVIAPPGTDRVFLECPGCNATFGAADVDYDLVTRSRLFHFGYPPLMPRLCADDGAELADMLARVRGLGVATALDMTLPDSQGPTGGVDWRALLARVLPHVDIFTPSLEELVFMLAPDRWATGAPADELPDADCISLAEQAVALGARIVLLKLGERGGLLCTGDTAAVQLALDPQTWSHQRLPLPAFPADPARFCNACGAGDAAVGAFLTAILKGETAAATGQMAMLAGRDSLYAVDTTSGLRTWGEMAGEITAS
- a CDS encoding family 10 glycosylhydrolase; amino-acid sequence: MRHSLLLAWVVLAATAPLAAQPAAAPRRFEVAAWVDHFDFVGCRDRDGKPLFDTETPAGNAKILDHVQETGATTILWRNCAGATMRYPSRLDSAHGDEPLDKRRIPSNVPLYGWVRYGDAQPDILLSALAMCRERGLRPGVHWPFEENHWAGFTIGSWNLDHPQYWGRNADGVPWCGRSSLGFPEVVQHKLGLFDELLERGAQSVFIDFFRTGGWTPALEYAEPVRAAYRRQYGAEPPASPTDPQWCRHVAGHVTELLRQMHAHARAEGRRVEIMVGIPAIAPLSDKPIITAGADWQRWVREGLVDTVVINSVGWDRADPYGSTRALYEQVLGVTRGHCKLLCPVSAYNYHGAGIQEYMKATGESFAQVATRLTELAWDVGADGISLECVDYNNYPAETRQAMRALTEGKCRYVKGQ